The Streptomyces sp. NBC_01363 region CGACCTGTCCCGGGCGCAGCTCGGCGCTGGGCGGCTTGACGATGGACGCCTCCGGGATCGGCGGGGTCTGCCCGCGCTCCTCGGCGGCCCGGTTGCGCCACTTCGCGAGGCGGAAGATCGACGTCTTGTAGACGTCCTTGATCGGGCCGTACGCCCCGACCGAGTCGCCGTACAGCGTCGAGTAGCCGACCGCCAGCTCGGACTTGTTGCCCGGCGCGAGGACGATCTGGCCCTCCTGGTTGGAGACGGCCATCAGCATCGTGCCGCGCAGCCGGGACTGCAGGTTCTCCTCGGCGAGACCGGTCAGCCCCAGCGCACCCATGTACGCGTCGAACATCGGCTCGATCGGTACGGTGCGGAAGTTCAGCCCGGTACGGCGGGCCAGCTCGGCCGCGTCGCCCTTGGAGTGGTCCGAGGAGTACTTCGACGGCATCGAGATGCCGTACACGTTCTGCGCACCCAGCGCGTCGCAGGCGATCGCCGCGACCAGCGCCGAGTCGATCCCGCCGGAGAGCCCGATCAGCACACTGCTGAAGCCGTTCTTGGCGGCGTACGCCCGCAGGCCCACGACCAGCGCCGAGTACAGCTCCTCGTCGTCGTCCAGCCGCTCGGCGTACCCGCCGGCCAGCTCAGCCGGGTACGCCGGGAGGGGCTCCTCGGAGAGCACCACGTGGTCGATGCGCAGCCCGTCGTTGACGACACCGGACGGCGGCACCGCGGCGGCGGCCGGCAGCTCCAGGTCGAGTACGACGCTGCCCTCGGCGAACTGCGGGGCACGGGCGATCACTTCGCCGTCCCGGTCGACGACGATCGAGTCGCCGTCGAAGACCAGCTCGTCCTGGCCGCCGATCATCGCCAGGTACGCGGTGGTGCAGCCCGCCTCCTGGGCCCGCTTGCGGACCAGTTCCAGCCGGGTGTCGTCCTTGTCCCGCTCGTACGGCGAGGCGTTGATCGACAGCAGCAGCCCGGCGCCGGCGGCCCGCGCGGCCGGCACCCGGCCGCCGTCCTGCCAGAGGTCCTCGCAGATCGCGAGCGCCACGTCGACGCCGTGGACCCGTACGACCGGCATCGAGTCGCCCGGCACGAAGTACCGGAACTCGTCGAAGACGCCGTAGTTGGGGAGGTGGTGCTTGGCGAAGGTCAGCGCGACCTGCCCGCGGTGCAGCACCGCGGCGGCGTTCCGCGGGGAGCCGGCGGGCTGGCCGTAGCGGGGCTGGGCCGTCTCGGAGCGGTCGAGGTAACCGACCACGACCGGCAGTTCCCCGAAGCCCTCCGCGTCGAGCCGGGCGGCGAGCGCGCGCAGCGCCTGCCGCGAGGCCTCGACGAAGGACGGGCGCAGGGCCAGGTCCTCGACGGGGTAGCCGGTCAGCACCATCTCCGGGAACGCCACCAGATGGGCGCCCTGTTCGGCGGAGTGCCGGGTCCAGTGGACGATCGCCTCGGAGTTGCCGGCGAGATCACCGACGGTCGAGTCGATCTGATTCAGTGCGAGACGTAGTTGAGGCACGCGGACCAGTGTAATCGTCTGACTGACGCAATGTCCTGGCGGGCCGCGGAATCACGGCCGCGGCCCGCCGGAACCAGGCCGGGAACGGGTCAGCGGCGGTAGCCGAGGACCGTCATCATGCCCACGTCCGAGTGGTAGATGTTGTGGCAGTGGAGCATCCACAGCCCCGGGTTGTCCGCGTCGAACTCGACGGCCAGGGAGCTGTTCGGCCGGATGATCGCGGTGTCCTTGCGCGCCCAGTCGACCGCGCCCCGCCGGGTGGCCCGGTGGCGCGGCCCCGCCGGTCCCACCAGTCCGAACGAGTGCCCGTGCAGATGGATGGGGTGCCACATCTCCGTGACGTTGAAGAACTCCATCCTGACCCGCTCGCCCGCCTTCACCGGATGGCGCTGGCCGGGGTTGTACGGCTCGTGGTCGAAGGCCCAGTCGTACGCCTTCATGCTGCCGGTCATCTTGAACCGGAGGGTGCGGTCGGGTTTGCGCGAGGACAGCTCCACGGACCCGTCCGGCATCAGTTCCTCCGCCTCCACCAGCCTTCCGTACAGCTCCTTGGGCCGTACGGACGCGGTGGGCGCCGCCCCCTTGCCGGTACGGAGCAGGGCCAGCGCCGTGGCCTTCTTGCCCTCCGCGAGCGCGGTCAGCGGGAACACCCCGTCGCCGGCGGTGACCACCACGTCGTACCGCTCGCCCATGCCCAGCAGCAGGGCGTCC contains the following coding sequences:
- a CDS encoding NAD+ synthase encodes the protein MPQLRLALNQIDSTVGDLAGNSEAIVHWTRHSAEQGAHLVAFPEMVLTGYPVEDLALRPSFVEASRQALRALAARLDAEGFGELPVVVGYLDRSETAQPRYGQPAGSPRNAAAVLHRGQVALTFAKHHLPNYGVFDEFRYFVPGDSMPVVRVHGVDVALAICEDLWQDGGRVPAARAAGAGLLLSINASPYERDKDDTRLELVRKRAQEAGCTTAYLAMIGGQDELVFDGDSIVVDRDGEVIARAPQFAEGSVVLDLELPAAAAVPPSGVVNDGLRIDHVVLSEEPLPAYPAELAGGYAERLDDDEELYSALVVGLRAYAAKNGFSSVLIGLSGGIDSALVAAIACDALGAQNVYGISMPSKYSSDHSKGDAAELARRTGLNFRTVPIEPMFDAYMGALGLTGLAEENLQSRLRGTMLMAVSNQEGQIVLAPGNKSELAVGYSTLYGDSVGAYGPIKDVYKTSIFRLAKWRNRAAEERGQTPPIPEASIVKPPSAELRPGQVDTDSLPDYDVLDRILELYVDRDQGLDEIVAAGFDAALVAKTLRMVDTAEYKRRQYPPGTKISPKGFGKDRRLPITNRWRESG